The genomic region GGCTCAGACAGGATATCCAAAGGACTTGTGTGCTGGTAGCCGGGGCTGGGCTGTGGCCTGATGAagtgtagggattgtggaaaaggaaaaggaaagaaagaagacagagaaaaaggaagagagaagatttcactggtcctgggtccagcgtttGTTCAGTCAGCggaggggtccagttccagtgggcttgtgcacctggggcttcagtttgtgtacttttatcatccttgcccctcctttgggcaggcactcaaactcattaggctaatgagcagtttgtgagcctttgggcttgggggtcctttggggaataacttctccttccctgcagacactgccattgtttgatctttgtatcagaacagcttatcagaacagggacctgcacaccctccagcacatcctccccctcctgttgctgatgtctgagatgatgggcttttcaccttggttccttgctgctgcagggtttgttgttatgcagagttcatctttaagcagaacttgccccaccacaatgtttgagatattaactctttcagtctctcacacctcCCAGCTGGCCGTAGGAAAGACAGGTACTCAAGCGACGCGTTTCAGTAGCCTGTGTCTCAGGAGCTTCTCCGTCTAATGTTCTTTGCAGgtgaaaaaataatacacagaTAGCAAGTGTTTGAATTTGGGGTAACACAGCAGAAAGCTCAAGTTCAAGGTGAACACAGCCCTGTTCCAGAGAGAaaggacaagagaaaaatccaagcagctctgcagaaacacaGTTAATCTCTAAACCTGCTACCTGTGCCTCCTCTGCTAGGCAATTACAGACCTGGAATAAAATATTCCTTGATCTCCTGTCCTCCCTTCCTTTTGTGGCCTGCAAACAACCCCAAACTGAGCCAACTCTTCCCAGGGAGCAGCACAGACACCTGACTGTGGAGCACCAAATGCAAAGCTGGTTAGTGTCTCTCTTAACTGTTCCCATTCGGTCCCCAGTTGCAACAGAGATGATCCATCACCCCCAGAGCCACTTCTGCCCCATCTCTGGCTTTACCTGTTGTCGAATAAAGGGATTTTCACAGCAGACAGCACTGCTCCTCTCCCTTTAGCCTGACTGGCAGTAGCTGCTGTTACATTGCCTTCTTGGGGGATGCTGAGTAGGCGGGAGGTGAGAAATCAGGGGAAGCTCAGGGAGGAGGGGACGCCCGCTTTCAGGGCAGGCTGGGCAGATGCGCTCCAGGGGGATTTCCATGCCTCACCCTTGCAGGCTTGCAGCATCTCCTTGCTCACGAGGCAGCTTCCCCCACTCCCCGATCCTCCCACTGCCCCCAAGGTGGAGCAAGGACATGAATCCCCCTGGGAGCCAAGAAAGATCCTCAAACCTGTGTCTTAATGTGCGCTGCTCCCACAGCTTGGCATGTTACAGGCCCAGCTCAGTTGTCACCTCCCACCAGCATCCCCGCTGGTAAGCGAGAGCCCCTTCCTGTGCCCACCGCCGCCCTCCCTGTCCTCCGCGGCCACATCCAAACCATTTTCTGCCTTGGCATGGATTCAGCTTTATTGCATGTTCTGCAAAGTCATAGCCAGATCCACAACCAGGTGGTCTGGCAGCAGGAAAATGAGAGGgctctcctgcctcctcctaGTGTTCGAGACACTCCAGCTCGGGCAGGACAGGCTGCGCAGGAAGGGCAGTGTCCTGGGCCACTGCCACCCCATGTCCCTGTGAGGTGGCAGGAGAGGTCAGTGGGATGgaggtgctgctctgctccagctccaggTGACCCAGAGTGAGAGAAGGCTTTCCAGGCAGGATCAGACTGCAAAGTGGGCAGCCGGTCCAGGCCGAGCCCCTTCTCACAGAGCCCCACATCACTGCCCGGGGCTCCTCAGGTCCCACACGGTGCTTGCAGAAACCCTGGTCCCCAGCACTATGGTGGTGGCAGGAAATTGAGGACAGCAGTGATGAATTCTTCAAATTTATCCTGATGGACTATGTGGCCTGCACCTTTGATGTACTGGACCTCCGCCTTGGGGAAGAGGCGCTGGATCTCCGGGTAGTCTTTGGAGCTGCAGGACAAGGGAACATGCGATGGGAAGCATGGTCAGAGGTCCATCCAGGTGTCTCTCCTCACCCTCCCCAGGCAGATGGGGATCCCGTGACTGACCATGTCCCCTTCCCTGCTGGGAAAGCCCAGGGCTGCCCCCAGGTTCCCTCTCGCTCTCCAGCACGTTGGTGTCACCAGCTGCTGGAGGCACAGAGCTCGCTCCAGGACCTTCCCCATCTCATGGGGTTTCCTCCCACCCTCGGTAGCTGCAGAAGAGCACAAGGGGTCAAACCACAGAGTTCGAACGGCTTCTCTCCAGTCCCACCTGATGTAGGGAGAGTTGGATCCTCCCAAGAAGAGTGCAGGGCCAGGATACGGCTTGTGGAAGGTGGGGAAGTTCATAATATCTGCCAAGTGGTGGGAAATAGCCTCCAGGTTCACCCGCCAGATGTAGCGGCCCTCCACCTCCACCAGGTTGGTGAGGAGGAACTGTCTCAGCTGCGGGAGCTGCCACAAAAGGGTATCGTAACGCTCTTCTGTAAGAGCAACAAGCCCTCAAGATGTCCTGGCACCCTCCATCGTCCCCTCCACCCCCTTCTGCCCATCTCCCATGCTGTCACATTCCCTAtcacccctgcagccctggtgaGATGTCCTCCAGCTGCCCACGACAGTGGCGAGTGAGCAGGGGTGGAAAGAATCTTGTGGCCTTAAAGCCCTGTCCCAGGGACAGGGCCTTAAAGCTCTGGTCCCAGGGACAGGCTGGGAGCGGAAACCCCATCCAAGGAGTGGGATTTCCCACCTGGACCACTGGACGCAGCTGATCGTCAGCCATCTGGCGGGCCACAGAGCGGGGCAGACCATCCGGGATCTTCACTGACTTCATGGCAGAGATGTAGGCAGAGAATTCGGAGACTGGTGCGGTTGAGATGGGACTGATGTCTACAGAGATGAGGCGCTCCACTAGGTCTGGCTGGGGGCATAAGCGAGGCAGATGGATGCCAGCTGAGATCTCCCCAGTGGGACTGGGCATGGGGCTCCACTCCCACCCAGACTCCCTGAAGGCTTTTagctccctcctgcctcagcaGAGAGCTCCATGTGCTCCTCCCCGAGTTCCTATTTCCCTGTGCCTTGGCACGAGAGATCTCCAAGCTCCCTTGCCATCAGTGCCAGAGGGACAGGGCAGAGCGTGGGCTGGTGGACAGAGACTTGCTTCTGCTCCCACAACCGGGCTTACAGCTCTGAGCGGGACAGCACCCCCGACCGTGGCGGAGAAAAGCCAGCTCCTGTGGGGCTGTGGGCAAGGCTGGCACCCATGAACAGCCCGACAGGTGCCACCCCCCTTCCTACAGCCTCCCGCTCCAGGAGCATCCCGCCCCCCACCAGCTCCCCCCACCAGCCCCGGGAGCCCTGCGCCTGCCGACCCGCTGCAAGGCCAGCGTCATGGCCGTCTTGCCCCCCATGCTGTGTCCCAGGAGGATGCACTTGGTGATGCCCAGGTGGGTCAGGAGGTGCTGCACGTCCAGGCTCATCGCTTCGTAGGTCATCAGCGGGCTGTGTGGGCTGCCGCCGTGATTCCGGGCGTCCAGCGTCAGCACCTGCCTGGGCAGGGGCACCGTGTCACCCCAGCCCCGGGCACTGCCCGCCCGTGACCCCCCTCCTCGGGGCGCTGCAgcctccccccggccccaggGTCTCACCTTGCCGCTGCCGCGGCGCACCAGCGCCCTGGCCACCGCCTGGAAGTTGCCGTGGCTGCCGAAGAGCCCGTGGAGCAGCACCAGGGGCGGCCGGTCCCCGTGGCCCCCCACCTCCGCGTAGGCCAGCGGCACCGCTCTGCCGGGGACAGGGTGGCATGGGGGCGTGGCCGGGGATGCGGGGACGAAGGGGGCGTGGTCGGGATGGGGGCGTGGCcagggcggggtgggggggtaggGCCAAGGGCTGCCCTGCTGGCAAGGAGGGTGGAACGGCAGTGGGGGCTGGGGCGTGGCCACGGTCAGGGGGAGTGGCCGGCGTCCCGGCCCCACAGGCGAGCCCagcccctggggggggggacggacaccgTGGCGCGGAGGCGGGGTTAACGCCGGGGGGCGGGGCCCACCCCTGGGTagcggccccgcccctcccgtCGGGACCCCTCCCTCCGCTCCCGCCCGGCGAGCGGCCGAGCCCTTACGTCACcacggagcgggcggcggcggcggcggcggccggcggtgGGGGGCGCAGCCGCCatggcggggcggcggcgcgggcgcgGGGCAGCCGGCGGAGCatgatggcggcggcggcgcacGGGCCGTGACGCACTGCGCGcgcgggcggccccgccccgctcgGCTGCCAGCGGCGGGCGCCCTCTGGCGGCGGGAGGGTGCCGGGTTCTGCCTGCGCCTGCCAGACTCTCGGCGGCGGCAAGGTCACTGCCTGCCCGCGCGCTGCCTGCCGGGCAGGGAAACGGGTCCGTGTCCCCGTCCgccgccccccgctccccccccccccccttccccggcccggccggTGCCAGGCAGAGCCCCGGGCCGGGCAGAGCCGGGCAGGACCGCCTTGCCGACGCGCTGCCGATCCTTAtcgcagctgcctgcctgcctgcagcgaGCGGGCAGCCAGGCGTgccgggcagcggggcggggcgcggcccCGGGGGAATTTGACCCGCGCAGATCACCTGCCTgcgagcggggcggcgggggctccGCCGAGACAAAGCGCTGGGGGCCAGGCAGGCTCGGGCTACCCGTTCCTGCCTGCGGCTGCATCCGAGGCCGAGGGTGGGGAAACCTCCCGCTCCCGTCTGCCCGCGGGCAGCCTTTTCCCAAACGCTGCTCCGAGCCCCCCCGAGCGGGCAGCGGGGCGAGCCGCCCCCAGGGCAGGTTGCAGGCGCCTGGGGAGCCCGCTCGGCCCCGGGGAGCGCGGGCTCCGGCCGTgcacctgcagcagctccttctCCCTTTGTCCCTGCCCGCTGGAGCGTGGCGGGGAAGGCAGGTGCCACGGCCGTGCCGAGGCGAGGGGAGCGGTTGTGCAAGGAGGCCTCGCCCCAGGCGCtgctctggggtgggggggagcccCCCGTGTTCCCTTCCGCGGAGCCAGACTTTGGACCGGGCGGGCAGGGAGCGCCGCTGCCGGATTTCCGCGGCTGCTCCGCGGGCTCCCGTCCCGACGGCTGCCAGAAAGGTGCCCCCGAACGGGCAGGGGGGCGAGCGGCCCTCCCTCAGCAGagacacttccccccccccccgggtgggCGGACGAGGGGCTGCAGTGTGAGACCCCTGTCCCCAAATGTGGTGCTGCCGTAGCAGAGGGTGGGAGGTGgctgcttggggggggggctgtagCCTCGGCGCCCCCTCCCCATACCCGCTGgggtcctgcccccccccccccccttgccccaAGGATACTCGGGCTACCAAAACAGGACACGTTTATTGACAAATGTAACCGGTACAGACCACGCGTAACAGGGACAGGCGGTGCCTGGCCGCTGGCtatggtggggtgggggggacgacgacactGAGGGGGAGGTaccgtccccatccctgtccccatcctgccccatcAGCGCGGGCAGGGGCACGCCGGGTGCCGCTTCCCCCGCCGACCCGAAACCGCCTCTTGTTTAACCGAAACCGTCTCTATTTACACAGCCCGGCCCTGACCCCGCAgccgtccccgtcccctccttcgcgcccccccccccgcccggatGCCACCGTCCCCGGTCCCCATAGAGGGCGATAAGgatcccgggggggggggggggaatgccgggaggtgccgggggggggctcAGACATAGTTCCTCTTGTCGTAGCTGGTGACGGCGGAGCGCGGGGCAGAGTAGGCCACCTTGCCGGTGGGGTACCTGTCATCTTTgggggggcaggagcagcagagcagggcccccccccagcagcaggagtgcGGAGGCCGCCCAGCCCACGTAGAGCGAGGTGCCCAGCTCCCGCTTCTGCGCGTCAATCACCAGCGGGTTGTAGAAATCCCGGATGATCGTGTTGGCCGACCAGGAGACGGGGATGAGGGTCATGACGCCGGAGAGGAGGAAGACGACGCCGGAGACGATGGTGATCTTGGCTTTGGTGCTCTCATCCTCCACGCAGCGGGTGCACTGGGCGCCCACGATGGCCACCAGTAAACCCAGGACGGCCAAGACAATGGCCACCACCAGGAGGGCACGGGCGGCTTGCAGGTCCTGCGGCAGGGCCAGCATGGAGTCGTAGACCTTGCACTGCATCTGCCCCGTGCTCTGCACCACGCAGTTCATCCACAGTCCTTCCCAGATGATCTGGGCCGTCACGATGTTGTTGCCGATGAAGGCTGTCACCCTCCACATGGGCAATGCGCAACAGATGATGCTGCACAACCAACCCAGCACCGACAAGGCCACCCCGCCGATCTCCAACCCCATCGACATGGTGGCCGGTTCGCTGCCGCGCTCCGGGCGATGGCGGAGAAGAACCCACGGACCGAAACCGTCGCCTTCACCCGTCACTGCTCGCAGCCCTTGGGGGATCGGCTTACACCTGGGTGCACCTGTGTTTATAAGGGCTGGCGGGGCCAGCTCAAGCGCCCGCCCGGGGTGGGGTTTCACTGTTGGACGCTCCTCTCCGCTCCTCCGTCACCATCACCCACGTCCCACACCCTCCCCTTTGTTTGCAGAGATGGCGCCGGGTTACTGGAgaagggtgggagggggagagaCGCCACCTGCTACGGCCATCCCCTTGGTTTCGGGGCGATGGGTACTAGGAAACATGGCCACCATGCTCATTCGGACCCACCGGACCCCCTTGGGGACCTGGAAATCCCTCGGCTTTGCCATTCCCCCCCAGAGGTGCCGGCAGGTCAgggtttggtttatttctgGAGTGTCTTATCAGTGCTCACATTTAACTGGGGTTCGGCAAGCGCCGAGCACCTTTGTGTCGCCGTGCAAAGTGCAACCCTTTCACTGTGCTGTGATGCTTGTTGTTTTGGCACAGCCGTCCTAGGGGAGCCATGGGTGCTCTCCGTGCCCGGcagggtgggagcaggagggggccgggctgggggtccccccctgcccagccccctcctgctcccaccctgCCAGGCAGGCAACACTGGTGGGGATCCCCCAACCGGATGGTAGATATCTTTACTCATCGTGCTCATATATTTTGGCCTTGAAGGAAGCAGATAACGCACGTAACTGCCCCGGCAGTGTCACCCCATCAACCCGAGCGGGCAGCTGGCGAAgggaataaaaaacaaacaaggcaggtgcaggcaggctgccgGCAGTCACGCTCAGACCTGGCAGCGGCAGCCCCATGGCTGTGGGGGTGCATGTGTCTCCCCCATCAACCATCCCCCCCAACCTTGCATGCCGGTGGTGGTGCCGGTATTTCCaggtccccccctccccaggaatGTGGTTGCTGGCCCCTGCCGGACATGGGCTTGCTCCTGCCTGTTCCCTGCCTGCACTGAAATCTCCCCTACGACTTATTAACTATTCAAGAGCGCAGCGGGATGCTGGCAGCCGGCATGGTGGTGGCAGCCCTCCCTGCTCAGGCACCTGAGGTCTGCGATGGGGGGGAGTCCTGTGTCTGCCTGGCTGTACCCCACAGCACCCTGACACCACATAGCCAGGGGGGTGTTGGCTTCAGGTGCCCCACAGTGCTCCGAAACCCCATATCTGGCTGGGTCAGCTtctgctgccctgcagcatcTCATAGCCAGTGGGGTCAGCCTCTGCCACCCCAGAGCACCCCGACACCCCATACCTGGCTGGATCAGCAGTTGTCACCCCACGTCACCCCAGCACCCTGTATCCATCTGGGTTGGCCTCCAGCCCCTTGCAGCACCCTGTATCTGACCTCCAGCAGCCTGTGACACTCCAATACCCTGTATCCAGCCAGGTTAGCCTCTGCCAACCCATCTAGCCCCATTTTGGGGCATCCCCAAAAGACCCTTTATCTGGCCACGTGGGCTTCTACCACCCCATAACCTCCTGTATCTTGGCTGGGTGGGCTTCTGCTACCCCATTGTACCCTAATCACCCCACTGAGGGCACCCTGAGCCCCTCACAGCTGGCCAAGATTGGTGGCTGTGAGGGTACCCAGGGGTGACCCCATATGTGCTGCCAAGGGGGAGCCCATGCAAGCAGCACCCCAGGGATTTGCGCCCTTGTtgctggggggtgctgggggtcccgGCCCTCAggggcaccctggggtgccCGTGATGCCAGTACTGCCAGCAGGCGATGATGGGTACCGGGCCAGGCCTGCTGGGGTGCAGCTGGCACTACACTGCCAACCCCCAAACAGAGCGGGCTCTGGGCTGGCCGAGGGCCCCCCAGGTCCGCAGGCAGGGGTGCTGGCAGCATGCACCtcaggcagggctctgctggtGGCCCTGGGGTgtgcgcgcgcgcacacacacacacacacacacacacacacacacgcaaacCCACACCCCCTCTGCCGgcagggacacacacacacacacacacaaacccacaCCCCCTCTGCCGGCAGGGACACCCGGACACGCAGCTGCACACATAGACAGACACATGCTCACAGACAGAGGCGAACAGGCACACGACGGTGCTACAGGTGCTCACACGCGCACCCCATGGTGCACACACGGCTGCAGATACAGCAGCACGTGCACCCACAGACACACATGGCTGTAGGGGCTGTGGGGCATGGGGGttccccaggcagggctgtggggcaggggtaGGGGCAGGGTTATACTACAGGCGGGGGTGTGGGGCAGGAAGATACCCCAGGTAGGAGTGTGGGGTAGGGGGGGATACCCCCAGGTAGGCGTGTGGGGCAGGAAAAGAGGGGGATACCCCAGGTGGGCGTATGGGGCAGTGGGGATGCCCCTGGGGTAGGGGCTACTGGGGCAGGAATGGGGTGAGATGGGGCAGGCAAAGCACCGCAGCCCCCGACCTTGCAATCAGAGCCCCACACGCTGCGTCCCCACTTCGTCATCCCAAATTGCCCAAAGTACAGGCTGTGCACAGTGCCATGCCGGCCCGGGGCAGCTGCTGCTACCTGACTCACGACAGAAGAAGGGGCAAATCACCGGGGTTTCGGGGTGCTGGCCGCCACTGCCACACGCTTCAGGATGCATTCTTGTGGCGAGCAAACCGGCTTGCCAGTGTTTACCGAAAACAGCTGAGTGGGGCCAGCATCC from Aquila chrysaetos chrysaetos chromosome 10, bAquChr1.4, whole genome shotgun sequence harbors:
- the ABHD11 gene encoding protein ABHD11, with amino-acid sequence MQPQAGTGSPSLPGPQRFVSAEPPPPRSQAGDLRGSNSPGAAPRPAARHAWLPARCRQAGSCDKDRQRVGKAAARGQAVTLPPPRVWQAQAEPGTLPPPEGARRWQPSGAGPPARAGSAARRAGAEGGVPTGGAGPLPRGGPRPPALTPPPRHGVRPPPQGLGSPVGPGRRPLPLTVATPQPPLPFHPPCQQGSPWPYPPTPPWPRPHPDHAPFVPASPATPPCHPVPGRAVPLAYAEVGGHGDRPPLVLLHGLFGSHGNFQAVARALVRRGSGKVLTLDARNHGGSPHSPLMTYEAMSLDVQHLLTHLGITKCILLGHSMGGKTAMTLALQRPDLVERLISVDISPISTAPVSEFSAYISAMKSVKIPDGLPRSVARQMADDQLRPVVQLPQLRQFLLTNLVEVEGRYIWRVNLEAISHHLADIMNFPTFHKPYPGPALFLGGSNSPYISSKDYPEIQRLFPKAEVQYIKGAGHIVHQDKFEEFITAVLNFLPPP
- the CLDN3 gene encoding LOW QUALITY PROTEIN: claudin-3 (The sequence of the model RefSeq protein was modified relative to this genomic sequence to represent the inferred CDS: deleted 1 base in 1 codon), encoding MSMGLEIGGVALSVLGWLCSIICCALPMWRVTAFIGNNIVTAQIIWEGLWMNCVVQSTGQMQCKVYDSMLALPQDLQAARALLVVAIVLAVLGLLVAIVGAQCTRCVEDESTKAKITIVSGVVFLLSGVMTLIPVSWSANTIIRDFYNPLVIDAQKRELGTSLYVGWAASALLLLGGGLLCCSCPPKDDRYPTGKVAYSAPRSAVTSYDKRNYV